The Lentzea guizhouensis genome contains a region encoding:
- a CDS encoding GlxA family transcriptional regulator gives MRTVAILVTEDDAPSTWDVYEAGLACVVFGVDHGDLADPWYEMRLCGLNPAAPRAEHGWTLRPEHGLEGLHGADTIIVPSVPQAVLDGRAALDPLLVKELQDAAANGVRIAALCNGAFVLAEAGLLDGRRATAHWSYTDRLAARYPRVEVDAGVLYVDDSDVLTSAGAAAGLDLCLHLVRQDLGAHVANQLARRLCVPAHRTGGQAQFVTRHVPDTDDDSVAPVLEWAAKHLDRPLTVADLARRAGMSERTFFRRLREATGSTPLRWLLAQRIAHAQSLLEATALPVEQVAQRCGLGTGTNLRRHFTAHVGVTPTEYRRAYAG, from the coding sequence ATGCGCACGGTGGCGATCCTGGTGACCGAGGACGACGCACCCTCCACGTGGGACGTCTACGAGGCCGGCCTGGCCTGCGTGGTGTTCGGCGTCGACCACGGCGACCTCGCCGACCCCTGGTACGAGATGCGGCTGTGCGGCCTCAACCCCGCTGCGCCACGGGCGGAGCACGGCTGGACGCTCCGACCGGAACACGGCCTGGAGGGTCTGCACGGCGCGGACACGATCATCGTCCCGTCCGTGCCCCAGGCCGTTCTGGACGGCAGGGCGGCGCTGGACCCGTTGCTGGTCAAGGAACTCCAGGACGCGGCGGCCAACGGTGTGCGCATCGCCGCGTTGTGCAACGGCGCGTTCGTGCTCGCCGAGGCAGGTCTGCTCGACGGCAGGAGGGCCACCGCGCACTGGTCCTACACCGACCGCCTGGCCGCCAGATACCCGCGGGTCGAGGTCGACGCCGGGGTGCTCTACGTCGACGACAGTGACGTCCTCACCAGCGCGGGCGCGGCTGCGGGGCTGGACCTGTGCCTGCACCTCGTGCGCCAAGACCTCGGTGCGCACGTGGCCAACCAGCTCGCCCGCCGGCTGTGCGTGCCCGCGCACCGCACCGGCGGACAAGCGCAGTTCGTCACACGGCACGTGCCGGACACCGACGACGACAGCGTCGCACCGGTGCTGGAGTGGGCGGCGAAGCACCTGGACCGTCCGCTGACCGTGGCGGACCTCGCGCGCAGGGCGGGCATGAGCGAACGGACCTTCTTCCGCCGTCTGCGCGAAGCCACCGGCAGCACGCCGTTGCGGTGGCTGCTCGCCCAGCGCATCGCCCACGCCCAGTCCCTGCTGGAGGCGACCGCGCTGCCGGTGGAGCAGGTCGCGCAGCGCTGCGGCCTGGGCACCGGCACGAACCTGCGCCGCCACTTCACCGCGCACGTCGGCGTCACGCCCACGGAGTACCGCCGCGCCTACGCGGGTTGA
- a CDS encoding AfsR/SARP family transcriptional regulator produces MLIFKLLGPIEVIGAQEQVQVPPGRQQTILGALLLEANRVVSMDQLIDLVWEHTPPSTARAQIQICVSALRREFSRVGVDALIETRQPGYLLRVAGDRIDTFLFERRVADSDAAVRQGRLEEAATTLRSALALWRGPALGGAAATLHNKALRLDEKRLSVLENCIDIELLLGRHHALIGELQSMVTEHPLRERPRGQLMLALYRSGRQSEALDVYRAGRDLFIEHLGLEPSDQLRKLETAILTDDEVLRLDQEKTVPVTVQNVVSPHQLPATIADFIGRQDVVARMLSVLSGDHMSMPVVNISGKAGIGKSALAVHVAHRVATERYPDGQLYCDLRGTQAQSATPAEVLGRFLSALGAVGSTLPDGVDERADMYRSMLANRRVLVVLDDAGSESQVHQLLPGSPTCGVIVTSRARLTGLAGSHLVDVDFMDSDDALELLGRIIGTQRLQSEPVAAAALVDVVGGLPLALRIIGARLAARTHWSLASMVGRLADERHRLDELVHGDMVVRASLSLTYDGLEPDTCRVMRLMSLLEAESLPVWTASALTDDERNRGFDLLERLVDAQLLDVVGSDVTGLPRYRFHDLIRLFAKEQLAGHEEPDAQLASVERVAGGWLAMAEQAHQRLYGGDFTVLHGTGRRWQPHGPYVDQVLQDPLGWLESERPNICAAVLQAADAGLDELAWDLAITLVTLFETRSYLDDWQQTHERALDATRRAGNKRGTAALLCSLGSLHHSQRRMEAARTALEPALELFTELDDSHGLALVRRNLGLLEYNEGRPELATRIFEQSLTGFKRVGDVVGQAYVVSQLAQLSLDRGEHELAVEQLRGALGMCREISSPRVEAQVLYRLGGAMLVQGRYEQAQQLITSVLGMVQRSGDTVGESYALHSLGLIHGRMRMFAEAGRLLRRAIRLCEENLDRVGAARIRLDLAQLVSQRGETFHAIAIVEQAMMTFQELRLALWESKALAVLEKIAADNPLPATVTSNGGAR; encoded by the coding sequence TTGCTGATTTTCAAGCTGCTGGGCCCGATCGAGGTGATCGGCGCCCAGGAGCAGGTGCAGGTGCCGCCGGGACGTCAGCAGACGATCCTGGGCGCGCTGCTGCTCGAAGCCAACCGCGTGGTCAGCATGGACCAGCTGATCGACCTCGTCTGGGAGCACACCCCGCCGTCGACCGCGCGGGCGCAGATCCAGATCTGCGTGTCCGCGCTCCGCAGGGAGTTCTCCCGCGTCGGAGTGGACGCCCTGATCGAGACCCGCCAGCCCGGTTACCTGCTGCGGGTGGCCGGCGACCGGATCGACACCTTCCTCTTCGAACGCCGCGTGGCCGACTCCGACGCGGCCGTCCGTCAGGGACGGCTGGAAGAGGCTGCGACGACACTGAGGTCGGCACTCGCGCTGTGGCGCGGGCCGGCACTCGGCGGCGCCGCGGCGACGTTGCACAACAAAGCACTGCGACTCGACGAGAAACGCTTGTCGGTGCTGGAGAACTGCATCGACATCGAGCTGCTGCTCGGTCGTCACCACGCTCTCATCGGTGAATTGCAGAGCATGGTGACCGAACACCCGCTGCGGGAACGCCCGCGCGGTCAGCTGATGCTCGCGCTCTACCGTTCCGGTCGCCAGTCCGAAGCGCTCGACGTCTACCGCGCGGGCCGCGACCTCTTCATCGAGCACCTCGGCCTGGAGCCGAGCGACCAGCTGCGCAAGCTGGAGACCGCGATCCTCACCGACGACGAGGTGCTGCGGCTCGACCAGGAGAAGACCGTCCCGGTCACCGTGCAGAACGTCGTGTCACCGCACCAGCTCCCGGCCACCATCGCGGACTTCATCGGCCGTCAGGACGTGGTCGCGCGGATGTTGTCGGTGCTCTCCGGTGACCACATGTCGATGCCGGTGGTCAACATCTCGGGCAAGGCGGGCATCGGTAAGAGCGCTCTCGCGGTCCACGTGGCGCATCGCGTGGCCACTGAGAGGTACCCGGACGGCCAGCTCTACTGCGACCTGCGCGGAACCCAGGCCCAATCGGCCACTCCGGCAGAAGTTCTCGGCCGGTTCCTGTCCGCTTTGGGCGCGGTGGGCTCGACGTTGCCCGACGGCGTGGACGAGCGCGCCGACATGTACCGCAGCATGCTCGCCAACCGCCGTGTCCTGGTGGTTCTCGACGACGCGGGCAGCGAGTCGCAGGTCCACCAACTGCTTCCGGGTTCGCCCACGTGCGGTGTCATCGTCACGAGCCGTGCCCGGTTGACGGGGCTGGCCGGATCTCATTTGGTGGACGTGGACTTCATGGACTCCGACGACGCGTTGGAGCTCCTCGGCCGCATCATCGGCACCCAGCGCCTGCAGAGCGAACCCGTTGCGGCAGCGGCATTGGTGGACGTCGTCGGAGGTCTGCCGCTCGCGTTGCGCATCATCGGCGCCCGGCTGGCCGCACGGACGCACTGGTCGTTGGCCTCCATGGTCGGACGTCTGGCCGACGAACGCCATCGGCTCGACGAGCTGGTGCACGGCGACATGGTCGTGCGCGCCAGCCTCTCGCTGACCTACGACGGCCTGGAGCCCGACACGTGCCGGGTGATGCGGCTGATGTCGTTGCTGGAGGCGGAAAGCCTTCCGGTGTGGACGGCGAGCGCGCTCACCGACGACGAGCGCAACCGCGGTTTCGACCTGCTCGAACGGCTGGTGGACGCGCAGCTGCTGGACGTCGTCGGCAGCGACGTCACCGGCCTGCCGAGGTACCGCTTCCACGACCTGATCCGGTTGTTCGCCAAGGAACAGCTCGCCGGCCACGAGGAGCCGGACGCGCAGCTGGCCTCGGTGGAACGGGTCGCGGGCGGCTGGCTCGCGATGGCCGAGCAGGCGCACCAACGGCTCTACGGCGGCGACTTCACCGTCCTGCACGGCACCGGCCGGCGCTGGCAGCCGCACGGCCCGTACGTCGACCAGGTGCTGCAGGACCCGTTGGGCTGGTTGGAGAGCGAGCGGCCGAACATCTGCGCGGCCGTGCTCCAGGCCGCCGACGCGGGCCTGGACGAGCTGGCGTGGGACCTCGCGATCACGCTCGTGACGTTGTTCGAGACGCGCAGCTACCTCGACGACTGGCAGCAGACCCACGAGCGCGCTCTCGACGCGACCCGCAGGGCCGGCAACAAGCGCGGCACCGCGGCGTTGTTGTGCTCGCTGGGGTCGTTGCACCACAGCCAGCGCCGGATGGAGGCCGCGCGAACGGCACTGGAACCCGCGCTGGAGCTCTTCACCGAGCTGGACGACTCGCACGGGCTCGCGCTGGTGCGCCGCAACCTCGGCCTGCTGGAGTACAACGAGGGCCGGCCGGAGCTCGCGACCCGGATCTTCGAGCAGTCGCTGACCGGGTTCAAACGCGTCGGTGACGTCGTCGGTCAGGCGTACGTGGTGTCGCAGCTGGCGCAGCTGTCGCTCGACCGCGGCGAGCACGAGCTGGCCGTCGAGCAGCTGCGCGGTGCGCTGGGCATGTGCCGGGAGATCTCGAGTCCCCGCGTCGAGGCCCAGGTGCTGTACCGGCTGGGCGGCGCGATGCTCGTGCAGGGCCGGTACGAGCAGGCGCAGCAGCTGATCACGTCGGTGCTCGGCATGGTGCAGCGTTCCGGCGACACGGTCGGGGAGAGCTACGCGTTGCACTCGCTCGGGCTGATCCACGGGCGGATGCGGATGTTCGCCGAGGCCGGCCGGCTGCTGCGGCGGGCGATCCGGTTGTGCGAGGAGAACCTCGACCGGGTCGGCGCGGCGCGGATCCGGCTCGACCTGGCCCAGCTGGTGTCGCAGCGCGGGGAGACGTTCCACGCGATCGCCATCGTCGAGCAGGCGATGATGACGTTCCAGGAGCTGCGGCTCGCGCTGTGGGAGAGCAAGGCGCTGGCGGTGCTGGAGAAGATCGCCGCGGACAACCCGCTGCCCGCCACCGTGACGTCCAACGGCGGAGCGCGCTGA
- a CDS encoding NAD(P)-dependent oxidoreductase encodes MLDYPALTGILDPVPGSTLVNLTSGSPEQARALAGELTGVRYVDGGIMTTPPGIGDPRSMILYSGDQDALAEASGLLSALAEPIDLGTDPGRAALYDTALLGIMWATLTAWLHATALVTADGATATHFTPLATRWLGPVAGFLTTYAGQVDAGAYPGSDATLDVHLATLDHLVHASEVREVDATLPHLLREYARRSVSAGHGRDGWARVVELLRAKG; translated from the coding sequence GTGCTCGACTACCCGGCGCTGACCGGGATCCTCGACCCCGTGCCCGGCTCGACCCTGGTCAACCTCACCTCGGGCTCGCCGGAACAGGCCCGCGCGCTCGCCGGAGAACTGACCGGCGTGCGTTACGTCGACGGCGGCATCATGACCACGCCACCCGGCATCGGCGACCCGCGCTCGATGATCCTCTACAGCGGCGACCAGGACGCTCTCGCCGAGGCTTCCGGCCTGCTGTCCGCACTGGCCGAGCCGATCGACCTCGGCACCGACCCCGGCCGCGCCGCCCTCTACGACACCGCCCTGCTCGGCATCATGTGGGCCACCCTCACCGCCTGGCTGCACGCCACCGCACTCGTCACCGCCGACGGCGCCACCGCCACCCACTTCACCCCGCTGGCCACCCGCTGGCTCGGCCCGGTCGCCGGCTTCCTGACGACCTACGCCGGCCAGGTCGACGCCGGTGCCTACCCCGGCTCGGACGCCACGCTGGACGTGCACCTCGCCACGCTGGACCACCTCGTGCACGCCAGCGAGGTCCGCGAGGTCGACGCGACGCTGCCGCACCTGTTGCGGGAGTACGCGCGGCGGTCGGTCTCGGCGGGACACGGTAGGGACGGGTGGGCGCGGGTCGTGGAGCTGTTGCGTGCCAAGGGGTGA
- a CDS encoding BTAD domain-containing putative transcriptional regulator — protein MRFHLLGSLEVLDDDLPVPLGGVKQRAALGFLLLHANRVVATSKLLQALWSRDVPPTARKMLQNAVSGLRGVLSPHGSSTEGSALLLTHAPGYLLRVDQNSLDLSRFQQLTEQGRGELSAGNWTAAAKVLRGALGLWRGPVLADLAETGINWPELTAIKDWRLATQEDCFEAELACGRHYEIIGELESLIEVEPYRERLNGQLMLALYRCGRQVDALSVYRRTRAALVEELGLEPGRELQELERAILDHAPALDLPPSVQRRHLLAVGQTSAATPVVITPPAPRAPEPAPVVVPPADVTTVERKLVSVVMVSAQLGLAAGDGDPEDVDEVHQEVSAVVRAEVARLGGVVGGDVGSVFLALFGVPRTAEDDADRAVRTALSIRDRLSTVADVQVGVATGDALVRPVPAAGRDRVLLDRCRQLMALAPLGAVRACAATRDASTSVTWAGEPAATGGWQAESAVSPHGATRREQASVPFVERERELSVLRGLLDEVQVRRRPHFVTVLGEAGVGKTRLVSELADACASSSVVALRGTSTAFGDDHGFGPLSDVVRGFAPSAEALRSGLTTLVGGGELADRLHGGLEGLLTPTPDVVPDFAGWRRFLEEIADQRTLVVFLEDVHWANDVVLDFVEELSEQAGSVPLLVIATARPELLQRRPSWFGGKRNATTISLEPLSHNGTRSLLNSLLETSELSGELWQALVSCVGGNPLFAIEFARMVSDPRMPCVHNESSLPIPPSVRGVLTAQLDSLPFDAKAVLQDAAVVGDVVSPGAVAATGEGDPHEVAKALELLEQRDFLRRQGRNSETGEIEYGFRHALVRDVVADQLPRAVRAQKQERAAAWLAQPAVDLMDRRAG, from the coding sequence ATGCGATTCCACCTGCTGGGCTCACTCGAGGTCCTCGACGACGACCTGCCGGTCCCGCTGGGCGGCGTCAAGCAGCGCGCGGCTCTGGGTTTCCTCCTGCTCCACGCCAACCGCGTGGTGGCGACCAGCAAGTTGCTCCAGGCGTTGTGGTCGCGGGACGTCCCGCCGACCGCCCGCAAGATGCTCCAGAACGCGGTCTCCGGACTGCGTGGCGTTCTCTCTCCCCACGGCAGCAGCACGGAGGGGTCTGCGCTGCTGCTCACCCACGCGCCGGGATATCTGCTGCGCGTGGACCAGAACTCCCTCGACCTGTCGCGCTTCCAGCAGCTGACCGAACAGGGACGAGGGGAACTGTCCGCAGGCAACTGGACCGCGGCCGCGAAGGTGCTCCGCGGGGCACTGGGGTTGTGGCGCGGTCCGGTGCTCGCGGACCTCGCGGAGACCGGCATCAACTGGCCGGAGCTCACCGCCATCAAGGACTGGCGGCTGGCGACGCAGGAGGACTGCTTCGAGGCGGAGCTCGCCTGCGGCAGGCACTACGAGATCATCGGTGAGCTGGAGTCGCTCATCGAGGTGGAGCCGTACCGGGAACGGCTCAACGGGCAGCTCATGCTCGCGTTGTACCGGTGTGGCAGGCAGGTCGACGCGCTGAGCGTCTACCGCAGGACGCGCGCGGCACTGGTGGAGGAGCTCGGCCTGGAGCCGGGCCGGGAGCTCCAGGAGCTGGAGCGCGCGATCCTCGACCACGCCCCCGCGCTGGACCTGCCACCGTCGGTGCAGCGCAGGCACCTGCTCGCCGTCGGTCAGACGTCCGCCGCCACTCCCGTGGTCATCACCCCGCCCGCACCGCGTGCTCCCGAGCCCGCGCCGGTGGTCGTGCCGCCCGCGGACGTGACGACGGTGGAACGCAAGCTCGTCAGCGTGGTCATGGTGTCCGCCCAGCTCGGTCTCGCGGCCGGCGACGGGGACCCGGAGGACGTCGACGAGGTGCACCAGGAGGTGTCCGCCGTGGTGCGCGCCGAGGTGGCGCGGCTCGGCGGGGTGGTCGGCGGCGACGTCGGCTCTGTTTTCCTGGCCCTGTTCGGGGTGCCGCGGACGGCGGAGGACGATGCGGACAGGGCGGTCCGCACGGCGTTGTCGATCCGCGACCGGCTGAGCACCGTGGCCGACGTGCAGGTGGGTGTGGCGACCGGGGACGCGCTGGTGCGCCCGGTGCCGGCGGCCGGCCGCGACCGGGTGCTGCTCGACCGGTGCCGGCAGCTGATGGCGCTGGCGCCGTTGGGTGCGGTGCGGGCGTGCGCGGCCACCCGGGACGCGAGCACTTCGGTGACGTGGGCCGGCGAACCTGCCGCCACCGGTGGCTGGCAGGCGGAGTCCGCGGTGTCGCCGCACGGGGCGACCCGGCGGGAGCAGGCGTCCGTGCCGTTCGTGGAACGCGAGCGGGAGCTCTCGGTGTTGCGAGGACTTCTGGACGAGGTGCAGGTCCGGCGCCGGCCGCACTTCGTGACCGTGCTCGGTGAGGCGGGCGTCGGCAAGACCCGCCTGGTGTCCGAGCTGGCGGATGCGTGCGCCTCTTCTTCTGTCGTCGCATTGCGCGGTACTTCCACCGCGTTCGGCGATGACCACGGTTTTGGCCCGCTGTCCGATGTCGTGCGCGGGTTCGCTCCTTCCGCGGAGGCGCTGCGGTCCGGGTTGACGACGCTGGTCGGGGGCGGTGAGCTCGCCGACCGGTTGCACGGAGGTCTGGAAGGGCTGCTGACGCCGACGCCGGACGTGGTGCCGGACTTCGCCGGGTGGCGGAGGTTCCTGGAAGAGATCGCCGACCAGCGCACGCTGGTGGTGTTCCTGGAGGACGTGCACTGGGCGAACGACGTGGTGCTCGACTTCGTGGAGGAGCTGAGCGAGCAGGCCGGATCGGTGCCGTTGCTCGTGATCGCCACGGCCAGGCCGGAACTGCTGCAGCGTCGCCCGTCGTGGTTCGGCGGGAAGCGCAACGCCACGACGATCAGCCTGGAACCGTTGTCGCACAACGGGACCCGGTCGTTGCTGAACTCACTGCTGGAGACGAGCGAGCTGTCGGGTGAGCTCTGGCAGGCCCTCGTGTCGTGCGTCGGCGGCAACCCGTTGTTCGCCATCGAGTTCGCCCGGATGGTGTCCGATCCGCGGATGCCGTGCGTGCACAACGAGTCGTCGCTGCCCATCCCGCCGTCGGTGCGCGGTGTGCTCACGGCTCAGCTGGACTCGCTGCCGTTCGACGCGAAGGCCGTCCTGCAGGACGCCGCCGTGGTGGGTGACGTGGTGTCGCCGGGAGCCGTGGCCGCGACCGGTGAGGGTGACCCGCACGAGGTGGCGAAGGCGCTGGAACTGCTGGAGCAGCGGGACTTCCTGCGCAGGCAGGGCCGCAACAGCGAGACCGGTGAGATCGAGTACGGCTTCCGGCACGCGCTGGTGCGCGACGTGGTGGCCGACCAGCTGCCACGCGCCGTGCGTGCGCAGAAGCAGGAGAGGGCGGCCGCGTGGCTCGCGCAGCCCGCCGTCGACCTGATGGACCGCCGGGCGGGCTGA
- a CDS encoding YjbQ family protein, translated as MRSEEIQIRTGAEEVVHDLTRDCERFLQDENGDGLLHVWVPHATAGVAIIETGAGSDDDLLTALERILPRDVRWRHRHGTPGHGRDHVMPALVPPYATIPVLGGVLALGTWQSVCLVDTNVDNPVRTVRLSFLAG; from the coding sequence ATGCGCAGCGAGGAGATCCAGATCCGCACCGGTGCCGAGGAGGTCGTGCACGACCTCACCCGCGACTGCGAGCGGTTCCTCCAGGACGAGAACGGCGACGGCCTGCTGCACGTGTGGGTCCCCCACGCGACGGCGGGCGTCGCCATCATCGAGACGGGCGCGGGCAGCGACGACGACCTGCTCACCGCGCTCGAACGCATCCTGCCCCGCGACGTGAGGTGGCGGCACCGGCACGGCACCCCCGGTCACGGCCGTGACCACGTGATGCCCGCGCTGGTGCCGCCCTACGCGACGATCCCGGTCCTAGGCGGTGTGCTGGCGCTCGGCACCTGGCAGTCCGTCTGCCTGGTCGACACCAACGTCGACAACCCCGTCCGGACGGTCCGGCTGAGTTTTCTGGCCGGCTAG
- a CDS encoding DUF4442 domain-containing protein, translating to MKASRLRLGMNLWPPFLFAGIRVEEISPDYRYARVRMRLRPWNRNFFGTHFGGSLFAMTDPFWVLLLFNQLKGEHVVWDRAGEIEFVAPGRGTVHAEFRLTDSHVEQVLEQTASGAKALVWFDTDVVGQDGTVIAKVRKQVYARRKRDKQLAHA from the coding sequence ATGAAGGCAAGCCGCCTGCGCCTCGGCATGAACCTGTGGCCGCCGTTCCTGTTCGCCGGGATCCGCGTCGAGGAGATCTCGCCGGACTACCGGTACGCCCGCGTGCGCATGCGCCTGCGTCCGTGGAACCGCAACTTCTTCGGCACGCACTTCGGCGGCTCGCTGTTCGCGATGACCGACCCGTTCTGGGTGCTGCTGCTGTTCAACCAGCTCAAGGGCGAGCACGTGGTGTGGGACCGGGCCGGTGAGATCGAGTTCGTCGCGCCCGGCCGCGGCACCGTGCACGCGGAGTTCCGGCTGACCGACTCCCACGTCGAGCAGGTCCTGGAGCAGACGGCGTCCGGGGCGAAGGCGCTGGTCTGGTTCGACACCGACGTCGTCGGGCAGGATGGGACCGTGATCGCGAAGGTGCGGAAGCAGGTCTACGCGCGGCGCAAGCGCGACAAGCAGCTCGCGCATGCGTGA
- a CDS encoding glycosyltransferase, whose protein sequence is MRVLFASMATVGHTYPLIPLAVAARAAGHEVHFAVGEEMHPVLGKLGLRPFRPGLVFGEIYAEDIAQDLERLLPDLVVGGWAVPEVVSEARRRGFPAVWHGFGRMFPDGVGLVRPEGGRHVDICPPSLQDPAFLAQDRIPLRPVPFSPPGEVPVRTAGKMVYLTLGTAFGTRELLAEAVVGLGKLSDVQVVVAAPRVVLTDLPPNVTVHPWLPQAEVLRYADVVVHHGGSGTMLGALTAGVPQVVLPQGADQFANADALVAAGAAVRPHAFSAGPIADCARLLLVTGQYREAAGHLAREIRHMPSPEEVADRLADVV, encoded by the coding sequence ATGCGTGTGCTTTTCGCCAGCATGGCCACGGTCGGCCACACCTACCCGTTGATCCCGTTGGCGGTGGCCGCGCGCGCCGCCGGGCACGAGGTGCACTTCGCCGTCGGCGAGGAGATGCACCCGGTGCTGGGCAAGCTCGGGCTGCGGCCGTTCCGGCCCGGCCTGGTGTTCGGGGAGATCTACGCCGAGGACATCGCCCAGGACCTCGAACGGCTGCTGCCCGACCTCGTGGTCGGCGGGTGGGCGGTGCCCGAGGTGGTGTCGGAGGCCCGCCGGCGCGGGTTCCCCGCGGTGTGGCACGGGTTCGGGCGGATGTTCCCGGACGGCGTCGGGCTGGTGCGGCCGGAGGGCGGGCGGCACGTCGACATCTGCCCGCCCTCGTTGCAGGACCCGGCCTTCCTGGCGCAGGACCGGATTCCGCTGCGGCCCGTGCCGTTCTCGCCGCCCGGCGAGGTGCCGGTGCGCACGGCCGGGAAGATGGTCTACCTGACGCTCGGCACCGCGTTCGGCACGCGCGAGCTGCTCGCCGAGGCGGTCGTGGGGCTCGGCAAGCTCTCCGACGTCCAGGTGGTGGTGGCGGCGCCACGGGTCGTGCTCACCGACCTGCCGCCGAACGTGACGGTGCATCCGTGGCTGCCTCAGGCCGAGGTGCTCCGGTACGCGGACGTCGTCGTCCACCACGGTGGCAGCGGCACGATGCTGGGCGCACTGACCGCAGGGGTCCCTCAGGTCGTGCTGCCCCAGGGAGCCGATCAGTTCGCCAACGCCGACGCGCTCGTGGCGGCCGGTGCGGCGGTACGGCCGCATGCGTTCAGCGCGGGGCCGATCGCGGACTGCGCGCGGCTGTTGCTCGTAACTGGTCAGTACCGGGAAGCCGCAGGTCACCTCGCCCGGGAGATACGTCACATGCCGTCGCCCGAAGAAGTTGCGGACAGGTTGGCGGACGTTGTGTAA
- a CDS encoding sugar O-acetyltransferase, with amino-acid sequence MGTNREKMINGEPYLPADPELDADRRRGWREMARFNAHDPEDLDGMYEILKGFVAEIGEGTTFMQRLQIEYGYNTRVGANSFMNYGGIILDCGPVTIGDHVMMGPNVQLLTALHPIEDHDARIAGWETTAPIVIGDEVWFGGGVIVCPGVTIGNNTVVGAGSVVTRDLPAHVLAVGNPARVVRKI; translated from the coding sequence ATGGGAACGAACCGCGAGAAGATGATCAACGGTGAGCCGTACCTGCCGGCCGACCCCGAGCTGGACGCGGACCGGCGGCGCGGCTGGCGGGAGATGGCGCGGTTCAACGCGCACGACCCGGAGGACCTCGACGGGATGTACGAGATCCTCAAGGGCTTCGTGGCGGAGATCGGCGAGGGCACGACGTTCATGCAGCGCCTGCAGATCGAGTACGGCTACAACACCCGCGTCGGCGCGAACAGCTTCATGAACTACGGCGGCATCATCCTCGACTGCGGCCCGGTGACCATCGGCGACCACGTGATGATGGGCCCGAACGTGCAGCTGCTGACCGCGTTGCACCCGATCGAGGACCACGACGCGCGCATCGCGGGCTGGGAGACCACGGCACCGATCGTCATCGGCGACGAGGTGTGGTTCGGCGGCGGTGTGATCGTGTGCCCCGGAGTGACCATCGGCAACAACACGGTCGTGGGCGCCGGCAGTGTCGTGACGCGTGATTTGCCTGCTCACGTGCTCGCGGTCGGCAACCCCGCACGGGTGGTTCGTAAGATCTGA
- a CDS encoding NAD(P)-binding domain-containing protein, with translation MGSALASAFLRAGHRVTVWNRSAARTAPLVAQGRSPPQPRPRPSAAHPWWSPACSTTRR, from the coding sequence ATGGGCTCGGCGCTCGCTTCCGCGTTCCTGCGCGCCGGTCACCGCGTCACGGTCTGGAACCGCTCGGCCGCCAGGACAGCGCCGCTGGTGGCCCAGGGGCGCTCGCCGCCGCAACCGCGGCCGAGGCCCAGCGCTGCGCACCCGTGGTGGTCGCCTGCGTGCTCGACTACCCGGCGCTGA
- a CDS encoding antibiotic biosynthesis monooxygenase family protein, with the protein MSDHPVEAFEPPYYVAVFTTVRTENQSDYRETNARMEELVRDIPGYLGMDHAQNPGGLGITVGYFRDAEALAQWRSNAEHRAAQARGRADWYRSYTLHIAKVERSHGFTRTD; encoded by the coding sequence ATGAGTGATCACCCCGTCGAGGCGTTCGAGCCGCCCTACTACGTGGCTGTCTTCACCACCGTGCGCACCGAGAACCAGAGCGACTACCGCGAGACCAACGCGCGCATGGAGGAGCTCGTGCGCGACATCCCCGGCTACCTGGGGATGGACCACGCGCAGAACCCCGGCGGGCTGGGCATCACCGTCGGCTACTTCCGCGACGCCGAGGCGTTGGCACAGTGGCGGTCCAACGCCGAGCACCGCGCGGCGCAGGCACGCGGACGGGCCGACTGGTACCGGAGCTACACGCTGCACATCGCGAAGGTCGAGCGCAGCCACGGGTTCACGCGCACGGACTGA